The window ATTTTTAATCCAAATGTCAGAGAACATGCCATAGCTCTTCTATCCATTTTTAATTCATCCATTAATTTCAATAAAGGTGGAATTAATATTGGAATAAAAGCTATATGAACAGGAATTAAATTTTGAGAAAAACAAGCTATTACAGCAATAATTAATGCTAATATCCATTTTTTTCCACTAACTACTTTAGATATTTTCTTAGATAAAAGAGCAGCTACTCCTGTACTATTGATTGCTACAGCTAATGTACCTAAAAGAATATAGCTAAGTGCTGTTTCAGAGTTACCTCCCATTCCACCTATTAAAGTTTTCATAGTTTCGTTTATACCTATTCCTGAAGTTGCCCCTGCTACCAAAGCTGCCACTAATATTGCTAGAATTACATTTAATTTTAATAAACTTAGTACAATCATAGTAGTAACTGATAATATCACTGGATTAAAAATCATATGGCCCTCCCTTTACTTTTTTATTTTCTTAAGTGGTACTTATATTACCTCACAGATATTTTGAAGTCAATAGCTATATATAAATTTATTTATATTAATAGTTTAAATAAAAAAGCCATAAGATTAATTTTTTTAAATTAATTTTATGGCTTTTTATTTTTATAAATATTTTTTATTTAAAAATCTCTAAAGATTTATCTAAAATTCCAGTTACCTCAGCTATAACTAATCCATAATTTGTTATTGGAACATTTAATAACATTGATTCATCTATTCTACTTTGCATATGTTTTTTATTTATCATACAAGCTCCACAGTGAATAACCAAAGCATATTTTGATAAGTCTTCTGGGAAATCTTTTCCTCCTACAAAAGTAAATTCAATCTCTTTTCCAGTATAATTTTTTACAAGTTTTGGAATTTTTACTCTACCAATATCTTCATGAGAAGTATTGTGAGTGCAAGTTTCTGCAATTAATATCTTATCTCCATGATTTAAAGATTTAAGTTTTTTTACACCTCTAACTAAATCATTTAAATCTCCTTTTTGTCTAGCAAAAAGTATTGAAAAACTTGTTAACTTAGCTCTATTATTTAAAATTTTATCAACATTTTTAAAGGCTTGAGAATCTGTTACAACTAAATCAATGTCTTTAATATCCTCTAAAGCACTTTCTAATTCAGTATCTCTTACCACATAACTTTTTATTCCATGGTCAAGACACTCTCTTATAAGTTGGACTTGAGGTAGTATTAGTCTTCCTTTAGGAGCTTCAGAATCTACAGGTACAACCATTAAAACTTTTCCATTATAAGGAACCAAATCTCCTAAAAGTTTTGGTTCCTCTTTTTCTTTAATTATCTCTTTTAAAATATTTTCTTTTAACATTAAAATAGAATCTCTATTTTTTGTTGAAGCAAATATTGCTCTTGGAAATATCTTTTTTATAACATCTTTTTCATTTTCAGTTAAAAGATCATCTTTATTTATAACAAATAAAAATGGTATATTATATTTTTTAAATTGAATTTCCTGATCTTTATAGAATGCCATATCAATCTTCGTTGCATCCATAACTAAAATGGCAAAATCAGTTCGTTTTAATTCCTCTAAAGTTTTTTTCACTCTTAACTTTCCAAGAGGTGTATTATCCTCTAGTCCAGCAGTATCTATGAATAATACTGGTCCAAATGGTAAAAATTCCATAGCTTTTACTACAGAATCAGTTGTAGTTCCTTCAATTTCTGAAACTATCGCTATATTTTGCTCTGTAATAGCATTT of the Cetobacterium somerae ATCC BAA-474 genome contains:
- the hydF gene encoding [FeFe] hydrogenase H-cluster maturation GTPase HydF gives rise to the protein MKNTPNSNRLHIGIFGKTNSGKSSLLNAITEQNIAIVSEIEGTTTDSVVKAMEFLPFGPVLFIDTAGLEDNTPLGKLRVKKTLEELKRTDFAILVMDATKIDMAFYKDQEIQFKKYNIPFLFVINKDDLLTENEKDVIKKIFPRAIFASTKNRDSILMLKENILKEIIKEKEEPKLLGDLVPYNGKVLMVVPVDSEAPKGRLILPQVQLIRECLDHGIKSYVVRDTELESALEDIKDIDLVVTDSQAFKNVDKILNNRAKLTSFSILFARQKGDLNDLVRGVKKLKSLNHGDKILIAETCTHNTSHEDIGRVKIPKLVKNYTGKEIEFTFVGGKDFPEDLSKYALVIHCGACMINKKHMQSRIDESMLLNVPITNYGLVIAEVTGILDKSLEIFK